A window of the Brachybacterium sacelli genome harbors these coding sequences:
- a CDS encoding 1-acyl-sn-glycerol-3-phosphate acyltransferase, whose translation MLRRLLSRAFWSLSRWRLSTQPGPDRSTVLVGAPHTSNWDFVLMLAIAWRLGIHVRWLGKHSLFVGWRGPLMRALGGIPVDRSDPSRVVDDVVARVHAGEEFCLVVTPDGTRSGNTHWKSGFYRIARATGMPLTLGYVDRPTRTTGLGPTFTLTGDVTADMDRIRAFYADKGGVHPHKRVEPRLREEEREG comes from the coding sequence GTGCTGCGACGCCTTCTCTCTCGTGCGTTCTGGTCACTGAGCCGCTGGAGACTCTCCACGCAGCCGGGCCCGGACCGGTCCACCGTGCTGGTCGGCGCCCCGCACACCTCCAACTGGGATTTCGTGCTCATGCTCGCGATCGCCTGGCGGCTGGGGATCCACGTGCGCTGGCTGGGCAAGCACAGCCTGTTCGTCGGCTGGCGCGGCCCGCTGATGCGCGCCCTCGGAGGAATCCCCGTCGACCGCTCGGATCCGAGCCGTGTCGTCGACGACGTCGTGGCCAGGGTGCACGCGGGTGAGGAGTTCTGCCTGGTCGTCACCCCGGACGGCACCCGCAGCGGCAACACCCACTGGAAGTCCGGCTTCTACCGGATCGCGCGAGCCACCGGGATGCCGCTGACTCTCGGGTATGTCGATCGGCCGACGCGGACCACCGGGCTCGGCCCGACCTTTACTCTCACCGGGGATGTCACTGCGGACATGGATCGGATCCGTGCGTTCTACGCCGACAAGGGTGGCGTCCACCCGCACAAGCGGGTCGAGCCGCGACTGCGCGAGGAGGAGCGGGAGGGGTGA
- a CDS encoding DinB family protein, translating into MSEGLQRWTRATVYPDMWVNPQDDPRNSDGASPDGELATLEEYLADYRHTLLMKCEGLTPEQLARRSVPPSTMSLLGLVRHLGETERDWRTWISPEEPLSRLYGPHDADFDGARADQALVDAAFADLAREQRWTDEALGAHRDLGERVGREQIAIRELLVHRIEEYARHCGHADLLRECIDGRVGQ; encoded by the coding sequence GTGAGCGAAGGACTCCAGCGCTGGACCCGGGCGACGGTCTACCCCGACATGTGGGTGAACCCGCAGGACGATCCTCGCAACAGCGACGGGGCGAGCCCCGACGGCGAGCTGGCCACGCTCGAGGAGTACCTGGCGGACTACCGCCACACCCTGCTCATGAAATGCGAGGGCCTCACGCCCGAGCAGCTCGCGCGCCGGTCCGTGCCGCCCTCGACGATGTCGCTGCTGGGGCTGGTGCGCCATCTCGGCGAGACGGAGCGGGACTGGCGCACCTGGATCTCCCCCGAGGAGCCGCTGTCGCGCCTCTACGGCCCCCACGACGCCGACTTCGACGGAGCACGAGCCGACCAGGCTCTGGTCGACGCGGCCTTCGCCGACCTGGCCCGGGAGCAGCGCTGGACGGATGAGGCCCTGGGCGCGCACCGGGATCTCGGCGAGCGCGTCGGCCGCGAGCAGATCGCGATCCGGGAGCTGCTGGTGCACCGCATCGAGGAGTACGCGCGCCATTGCGGGCACGCCGATCTGCTGCGGGAGTGCATCGACGGTCGGGTCGGGCAGTGA
- a CDS encoding phosphatase PAP2 family protein, giving the protein MVADSQRSPDAPIDSPLDRGLFQARGGSWIGRLTSPWTLGISLLAVILIAGGPLQQLDLFLAKMWLYRLEPDLIWFAQNVLDRIASNAVCLPILSVIAIVLARRRRTWRPIVFTLLTEAAFLIGVGGMKILLARGVTYDRDPRFFQAGYFEMGSEGISFPSGHAAEAVLIYGAAVYLIACYSSASPRVVRLLCWGVGVITVNSVTVSFMLGWHWASDLVGGVLAGGLFLRLLIDWDRRGRARLATADDPGSTPVADPTSTAGAARATDRPD; this is encoded by the coding sequence ATGGTCGCCGATTCTCAGAGGTCCCCCGACGCCCCGATCGACTCACCGCTCGACCGCGGCCTGTTCCAGGCTCGGGGCGGGAGCTGGATCGGCCGTTTGACCTCCCCGTGGACGCTCGGGATAAGTCTGCTCGCGGTGATCCTCATCGCCGGAGGCCCCCTGCAGCAGCTGGACCTGTTCCTGGCCAAGATGTGGCTCTACCGTCTCGAGCCCGACCTGATCTGGTTCGCGCAGAACGTCCTGGACCGCATCGCCAGCAACGCGGTCTGCCTGCCCATCCTGTCCGTCATCGCGATCGTGCTCGCGCGGCGTCGGCGCACCTGGCGTCCTATCGTGTTCACCCTCCTGACCGAGGCCGCCTTCCTCATCGGGGTCGGCGGGATGAAGATCCTGCTGGCGCGCGGAGTGACCTACGATCGCGACCCGCGGTTCTTCCAGGCCGGCTACTTCGAGATGGGGTCCGAAGGGATCAGCTTCCCCTCCGGGCACGCCGCGGAGGCCGTGCTCATCTACGGCGCAGCCGTGTATCTGATCGCCTGCTACAGCAGCGCCTCCCCGCGGGTGGTGCGGCTGCTGTGCTGGGGTGTCGGCGTGATCACGGTCAACTCCGTGACGGTCTCCTTCATGCTGGGCTGGCATTGGGCCAGTGACCTCGTCGGCGGCGTGCTCGCCGGCGGACTGTTCCTGCGCCTCCTGATCGACTGGGACCGACGCGGCCGAGCACGGCTCGCCACCGCGGACGACCCCGGCTCGACTCCTGTCGCAGACCCCACGAGCACGGCCGGCGCGGCGCGCGCCACGGACCGCCCCGACTGA
- the arfB gene encoding alternative ribosome rescue aminoacyl-tRNA hydrolase ArfB, translated as MDDLLVTPGPGAPHGLRVPAAELTEQFSRSSGPGGQGVNTADSRVQLGLDLATTTALDDDQRARTLDHLAPRLAGTVLTVSAEEHRSQRRNRVAARERLAGLLREAVAPPAVRRPTRRTRGAQRRRLESKRQRAQTKQNRRRPGID; from the coding sequence ATGGACGATCTGCTGGTGACCCCGGGTCCCGGGGCACCGCACGGCCTGAGGGTCCCCGCCGCAGAGCTCACCGAGCAGTTCTCCCGCTCCTCCGGACCCGGCGGGCAGGGCGTGAACACCGCCGACTCCCGGGTGCAGCTGGGCCTCGACCTGGCCACCACCACCGCGCTGGACGACGACCAGCGCGCCCGCACCCTGGATCATCTCGCCCCTCGCCTGGCGGGCACCGTGCTCACCGTCAGCGCCGAGGAGCACCGATCCCAACGCCGCAATCGCGTCGCGGCCCGCGAGCGTCTCGCCGGGCTGCTGCGCGAGGCCGTGGCGCCGCCCGCGGTGCGTCGACCGACCCGGCGCACCCGCGGCGCGCAGCGACGCCGACTCGAGAGCAAGCGACAGCGCGCGCAGACCAAGCAGAACCGCAGACGGCCCGGCATCGACTGA
- a CDS encoding VOC family protein, translating into MTTTTGTSTWLDASVTDLAAAKTFYSGLFGWEFEDLGETFNHYHLIRNDGALVGGLMDVTGMTCPAGDPLVAEWGVYLAVDDVDARAAKVTENGGTVVVPPDAIGDSGRMAIALDATGATIGLWQAGDLEGFEFTGSPGCPVWFELMTHQFDAASAFYTAVFDAHLVAMGEPMEEDSFRYATNGSSDSASWGMCDATGVMPAEATGWRIYFAVEASEPALARVTELGGKILDGPVDSPFGRIATIADPSGSTFQISAMSEAVGEA; encoded by the coding sequence ATGACCACCACGACCGGCACCAGCACCTGGCTCGACGCCAGTGTCACCGACCTCGCGGCAGCGAAGACCTTCTACTCCGGACTGTTCGGCTGGGAGTTCGAGGATCTCGGCGAGACCTTCAACCACTATCACCTGATCCGCAACGACGGCGCTCTCGTGGGCGGGCTGATGGATGTCACGGGGATGACCTGTCCGGCGGGCGACCCTCTGGTCGCCGAGTGGGGGGTGTACCTCGCGGTCGACGACGTCGACGCACGCGCCGCGAAGGTCACCGAGAACGGGGGCACCGTCGTCGTCCCACCCGATGCCATCGGCGACTCCGGCCGCATGGCCATCGCCCTCGATGCCACCGGGGCGACGATCGGCCTGTGGCAGGCCGGAGACCTCGAAGGCTTCGAGTTCACCGGCAGCCCCGGCTGCCCCGTCTGGTTCGAGCTGATGACCCACCAGTTCGATGCGGCCTCCGCCTTCTACACCGCGGTCTTCGACGCGCACCTGGTGGCGATGGGCGAGCCCATGGAGGAGGATTCCTTCCGCTACGCGACCAACGGTTCCAGCGACAGTGCGAGCTGGGGCATGTGCGATGCGACGGGCGTGATGCCCGCAGAGGCCACCGGGTGGCGCATCTACTTCGCCGTCGAGGCCTCCGAGCCGGCGCTGGCGAGAGTCACCGAACTGGGCGGGAAGATCCTGGACGGCCCGGTCGACTCACCCTTCGGTCGCATCGCCACGATCGCCGATCCCTCCGGTTCCACGTTCCAGATCAGCGCGATGAGCGAGGCGGTCGGCGAGGCCTGA
- a CDS encoding phosphotransferase enzyme family protein, whose product MTAHDLTGEAAELAARLDLDLVATLPARSNLGWRMRRGDQDLVLRRHHDLLERGHDQLGLSVAWQAEMRELAAETGWPTARPLGEPIEHAGGWWTLEHFLPGQARTTTAPERARLLADWHAETFPRERLRPRPDTPDHLAILTAADAEDVLSRCTDPEDRAWLQRRHEQARSLAEGIDWSASRTVLVHGDLTDWNLLWEGERLTGLLDLELASVDRRVTELMMTWRCRYDDLVLALDRIDPLTDHEWRMLLVDWWAQLLTLAAFHLRRDRQPERWELEGLRRESSLSRRLERG is encoded by the coding sequence GTGACCGCGCACGATCTCACGGGTGAGGCGGCGGAACTCGCGGCACGGCTCGACCTCGACCTCGTCGCGACCCTGCCCGCACGCAGCAACCTCGGGTGGCGGATGCGCCGCGGGGACCAGGACCTCGTCCTGCGCCGGCATCACGACCTGCTCGAGCGCGGGCACGACCAGCTCGGGCTGAGCGTCGCGTGGCAGGCCGAGATGCGCGAGCTGGCGGCCGAGACGGGATGGCCGACGGCACGCCCTCTCGGCGAGCCGATCGAGCACGCCGGCGGCTGGTGGACGCTCGAGCACTTCCTCCCCGGACAGGCCCGCACCACGACCGCCCCGGAGCGAGCCCGGCTCCTGGCCGACTGGCATGCGGAGACGTTCCCGCGGGAACGCCTCCGCCCCCGCCCCGACACCCCCGATCATCTGGCGATCCTCACCGCCGCCGACGCCGAGGACGTGCTGAGCCGGTGCACCGATCCCGAGGACCGTGCGTGGCTGCAGCGACGGCACGAGCAGGCGAGGTCACTGGCCGAGGGCATCGACTGGTCGGCGTCCCGGACCGTCCTGGTCCACGGCGACCTCACCGACTGGAACCTGCTGTGGGAGGGCGAACGGCTGACCGGGCTGCTGGACCTCGAGCTCGCCAGCGTCGACCGCCGCGTCACCGAGCTGATGATGACCTGGCGCTGCCGGTACGACGACCTGGTGCTCGCCCTGGACCGGATCGATCCGCTGACCGACCACGAATGGCGCATGCTCCTGGTGGACTGGTGGGCACAGCTGCTGACCCTGGCCGCCTTCCATCTGCGCCGTGACCGGCAGCCCGAGCGGTGGGAGCTCGAGGGCCTGCGTCGCGAGAGCTCGCTGTCACGCCGTCTGGAGCGCGGCTAG
- a CDS encoding helix-turn-helix transcriptional regulator, translating into MTSLTAPATEDALTSALDLARRSPAELSVTDLADHAGYSPFHFSRLFARQVGIGPGQYLTALRIDMAKRLLLTDADAVIDVATAVGFDSLSSFTRRFRATVGVPPGRLRHLADHLSDKPPLPFSLLSPGPGAVSARLELSEGFSPRGDPSIWVGWYPHPAPIGLPLSGVLVSGTESVRLPLCPGAPFLLGFAVPLHADPLDQLAPTAPVVAVHPVPITRSGQVTLRFAAPTTPRPPLLTALPSLCTR; encoded by the coding sequence GTGACCTCGCTCACAGCACCTGCGACGGAGGATGCTCTCACCTCCGCGCTCGATCTCGCCCGCCGGAGCCCCGCCGAGCTCAGCGTCACCGACCTCGCCGACCACGCCGGATACAGCCCGTTCCACTTCTCCCGGCTCTTCGCCCGACAGGTCGGGATCGGCCCCGGCCAGTACCTCACCGCGCTCCGGATCGACATGGCGAAGCGCCTGCTCCTAACCGACGCCGATGCCGTGATCGACGTGGCCACCGCCGTCGGCTTCGACTCCCTCTCCAGCTTCACCCGCCGCTTCCGCGCCACGGTCGGCGTGCCACCGGGACGGCTGCGCCATCTCGCCGATCATCTCAGCGACAAGCCCCCGCTGCCCTTCTCCCTGCTGTCCCCCGGGCCGGGAGCCGTCAGCGCACGCCTCGAGCTGTCGGAGGGGTTCAGCCCGCGCGGCGACCCCTCGATCTGGGTGGGCTGGTACCCGCATCCGGCCCCGATCGGTCTGCCCCTCTCAGGCGTGCTGGTCTCGGGGACCGAGTCGGTCCGGCTCCCGCTGTGCCCGGGTGCCCCGTTCCTGCTGGGATTCGCGGTGCCCCTGCACGCCGATCCCCTCGACCAATTGGCGCCGACGGCCCCGGTGGTCGCTGTCCATCCCGTTCCGATCACCCGGTCCGGGCAGGTCACGCTGCGTTTCGCCGCCCCCACGACCCCGCGCCCACCGCTGCTGACGGCCCTGCCCAGTCTCTGCACCCGATGA
- a CDS encoding sodium-translocating pyrophosphatase — translation MTPETIELSAASLSIVGVIVVIALVAIAMALRFRTEVLRADVGTTTMNTVAAAVQEGAAAYLRRQFRTLGVFAVIAFVLLLLLPTHGATGAEGVLLRGARSVAFVGGAAFSGLIGYLGMWLAVRANVRVAAAARVAGRDPAMQIAVRTGACVGMATIGFGLLGAGAVVLLFRSDAPLVLEGFGFGAATVAMFMRVGGGIFTKAADVGADLVGKVEQNIPEDDPRNAATIADNVGDNVGDCAGMAADLFESYAVTLVAALILGKAAFGEAGMVFPLLVPAIGVITALIGIYLTVARSGESALRAIRRAFLLSAVVSALLCTVAAFVYLPGSFAELGIEEVTAAVDDPRAVASVSVVIGIVLGVLILFLTGYYTSTEDRPVRQVAGTSRTGAATVILAGFSLGLESAVFTALVIAAAVFATFLIGGAGIAGLFAVALAGCGLLTTVGVIVAMDTFGPVTDNAQGIAEMSGDVDDEGAQVLTELDAVGNTTKAITKGIAIATAVLAATALFGSYTDAIRGVLGDRYQDFLDQSVVFAPQTLVGVITGAAVVFLFSGLAISAVGRAAGAVVLEVRRQFREITGIMDGSAKPEYGRVVDIVTRDSLRELATPGLLAVAAPIAVGFGLGAPALAGYLGGAIATGVLMAILLANSGGAWDNAKKIVEDGYHGGKGSPAHEATIIGDTVGDPFKDTAGPSINPLIKVMNLVAVLIAPAVVGMSALSGDQNPLRFAIAAAAVAAIAVAVGISIRRGVVLDAPTDDESEPGTAEEPLAAETAAEGTPGRRHAEPADEER, via the coding sequence ATGACACCCGAAACGATAGAGCTGTCCGCGGCGAGTCTCTCCATCGTCGGCGTGATCGTGGTGATCGCCCTGGTGGCGATCGCGATGGCGCTGCGCTTCCGGACCGAGGTGCTCCGGGCCGATGTCGGCACGACGACCATGAACACGGTCGCCGCAGCGGTGCAGGAAGGTGCCGCGGCCTATCTGCGCCGGCAGTTCCGCACCCTGGGCGTGTTCGCGGTGATCGCCTTCGTGCTGCTGCTCCTGCTGCCGACGCACGGTGCGACGGGGGCGGAGGGGGTGCTGCTGCGCGGGGCGCGCTCGGTGGCCTTCGTCGGGGGCGCTGCGTTCTCCGGTCTGATCGGCTACCTGGGCATGTGGCTGGCCGTGCGTGCGAACGTGCGGGTGGCCGCCGCCGCGCGGGTCGCGGGACGGGACCCGGCGATGCAGATCGCCGTCCGCACCGGTGCCTGCGTGGGGATGGCGACGATCGGCTTCGGCCTGCTGGGCGCCGGGGCGGTGGTGCTGCTGTTCCGCAGCGACGCACCGCTGGTCCTGGAGGGCTTCGGATTCGGTGCGGCGACGGTGGCGATGTTCATGCGCGTCGGCGGCGGCATCTTCACCAAGGCCGCCGACGTCGGCGCCGACCTGGTGGGGAAGGTGGAGCAGAACATCCCCGAGGACGACCCCCGCAACGCCGCGACCATCGCCGACAACGTCGGCGACAACGTGGGCGACTGCGCGGGCATGGCCGCGGACCTCTTCGAGTCCTACGCGGTCACGCTGGTCGCGGCGCTGATTCTGGGCAAAGCCGCCTTCGGGGAGGCCGGGATGGTCTTCCCCCTGCTGGTCCCCGCGATCGGGGTGATCACGGCCCTGATCGGCATCTACCTGACCGTGGCGCGCTCCGGGGAGAGCGCCCTGCGCGCGATCCGCCGCGCGTTCCTGCTCTCCGCCGTGGTCTCTGCACTGCTGTGCACGGTGGCGGCATTCGTCTACCTGCCGGGGAGCTTCGCCGAGCTCGGCATCGAGGAGGTGACCGCGGCCGTCGACGACCCGCGCGCGGTCGCCTCCGTCTCCGTGGTGATCGGCATCGTGCTCGGAGTGCTGATCCTGTTCCTGACCGGGTACTACACCAGCACGGAGGACAGGCCCGTCCGCCAGGTCGCCGGGACCTCGCGCACCGGCGCGGCGACGGTGATCCTCGCCGGCTTCTCCCTGGGGCTGGAGTCCGCGGTGTTCACCGCCCTGGTGATCGCCGCAGCGGTCTTCGCGACCTTCCTGATCGGCGGTGCCGGCATCGCGGGGCTCTTCGCGGTCGCCCTGGCCGGCTGCGGGCTGCTCACCACCGTCGGCGTCATCGTCGCGATGGACACCTTCGGACCGGTGACCGACAACGCCCAGGGCATCGCCGAGATGTCGGGGGACGTCGACGACGAGGGCGCCCAGGTGCTGACCGAGCTCGACGCCGTGGGCAACACGACCAAGGCGATCACCAAGGGGATCGCGATCGCCACCGCGGTGCTCGCCGCGACCGCGCTGTTCGGTTCCTACACCGACGCCATCCGCGGCGTGCTCGGGGACCGCTACCAGGACTTCTTGGACCAGTCCGTCGTGTTCGCCCCGCAGACCCTGGTCGGGGTGATCACCGGCGCCGCGGTGGTGTTCCTGTTCTCCGGCCTCGCGATCAGCGCGGTCGGACGGGCCGCCGGGGCCGTGGTCCTCGAGGTCCGACGCCAGTTCCGTGAGATCACCGGGATCATGGACGGCAGCGCGAAGCCCGAGTACGGCCGGGTCGTCGACATCGTCACCAGGGACTCCCTGCGCGAGCTGGCCACTCCGGGACTGCTCGCGGTCGCCGCCCCGATCGCCGTCGGCTTCGGGCTCGGGGCCCCCGCGCTGGCGGGCTATCTGGGCGGCGCCATCGCCACCGGTGTGCTGATGGCGATCCTGCTCGCCAATTCCGGCGGCGCGTGGGACAACGCGAAGAAGATCGTCGAGGACGGATATCACGGCGGCAAGGGCTCCCCGGCCCACGAGGCCACCATCATCGGCGACACCGTCGGCGACCCGTTCAAGGATACCGCCGGGCCGTCGATCAACCCTCTGATCAAGGTGATGAACCTGGTCGCCGTGCTGATCGCCCCGGCGGTGGTCGGGATGTCCGCGCTCAGCGGGGACCAGAACCCGCTGCGGTTCGCGATCGCCGCCGCGGCCGTGGCCGCGATCGCCGTGGCCGTGGGGATCTCCATCCGGCGCGGCGTCGTGCTGGATGCCCCGACGGACGACGAGTCGGAGCCGGGAACCGCCGAGGAGCCTCTCGCCGCGGAGACGGCCGCCGAGGGGACCCCCGGACGCCGCCACGCAGAGCCTGCCGACGAGGAGCGCTGA
- a CDS encoding VOC family protein produces the protein MSTLRMDHIGLIVEDLDATIRFFSELGLEIEGRAEVSGDWSERVTGLAGMHTEIAMLRTPDGSGRIELSRFSSPAAVGGDRPKDEPHGLGYRSVMFEVDDVDATVAHLQQHGGELIGEIVQYEQAYRLCYLRGPEGIIVALAESVG, from the coding sequence ATGAGCACTCTGCGGATGGATCACATCGGTCTCATCGTCGAGGACCTCGACGCCACGATCCGCTTCTTCTCCGAGCTCGGACTGGAGATCGAGGGACGGGCAGAGGTCAGCGGTGACTGGTCCGAGAGGGTCACGGGACTGGCGGGCATGCACACCGAGATCGCCATGCTCCGCACCCCGGACGGAAGCGGCCGGATCGAGCTCTCCCGGTTCTCCTCCCCCGCCGCCGTCGGCGGTGACCGGCCGAAGGACGAACCCCATGGCCTGGGCTACCGCTCCGTGATGTTCGAGGTCGACGACGTCGACGCGACGGTCGCGCACCTGCAGCAGCACGGAGGAGAGCTGATCGGGGAGATCGTGCAGTACGAGCAGGCGTATCGCCTGTGCTACCTGCGCGGGCCGGAGGGGATCATCGTCGCTCTGGCAGAATCGGTCGGCTGA
- a CDS encoding MerR family transcriptional regulator yields MTWSTRQLAELARTSVNTVRHYHKVGLLPEPERAANGYKLYRAAHLIRLLQITRLSELGIPLAQIAAVDRDDPDARDQLRRVDAELEESIARLTRARADLAQVLEHRAPAVTPAGFAELAPGLTDAQQSLLAVYATVFDASAVEEFREALADPQETDREFEELPADADADVIDDLARRMVPGTRRTRREHPGLVDPTPSAPDGGHAAREAMAHALVELYNPAQLQVLGRLDELLAQQPDQDPAPPSGPRGRERRRAAGDR; encoded by the coding sequence ATGACCTGGAGCACCCGACAGCTCGCCGAGCTCGCGCGCACCAGCGTGAACACGGTGCGGCACTATCACAAGGTGGGCCTGCTCCCCGAGCCCGAGCGCGCCGCCAACGGCTACAAGCTCTACCGGGCCGCCCACCTGATCCGGTTGCTGCAGATCACCCGGCTGAGCGAGCTCGGGATCCCCCTGGCGCAGATCGCCGCGGTGGATCGCGACGATCCCGACGCTCGCGACCAGCTCCGTCGGGTCGACGCCGAGCTCGAGGAGTCGATCGCGCGGCTGACGCGGGCACGAGCCGATCTGGCCCAGGTCCTCGAGCACCGCGCGCCGGCGGTGACCCCGGCCGGTTTCGCCGAGCTCGCCCCCGGGCTCACCGACGCGCAGCAGTCCCTGCTCGCCGTGTACGCGACCGTCTTCGACGCCTCGGCGGTGGAGGAGTTCCGCGAGGCTCTGGCCGACCCCCAGGAGACCGACCGCGAGTTCGAGGAGCTGCCCGCGGATGCCGACGCGGACGTCATCGACGACCTCGCACGACGGATGGTGCCGGGGACACGGAGGACACGCCGCGAGCACCCCGGGCTGGTGGACCCCACGCCGAGCGCACCGGACGGCGGGCATGCGGCCCGCGAAGCGATGGCTCACGCCCTGGTGGAGCTGTACAACCCCGCGCAGCTGCAGGTGCTGGGACGCCTGGACGAGCTGCTCGCCCAGCAGCCCGACCAGGACCCCGCGCCACCCTCCGGACCGCGGGGACGGGAGCGGAGACGAGCAGCCGGCGATCGCTGA
- a CDS encoding DUF3152 domain-containing protein yields the protein MTPPPDDHPPLELTRRGRLLRTGLVLVVLILLVLAVTAVVRALAGDGDAPSAAASATSATAEDAGSRDASDAGGASDDPGASDSGGASDAGGAEPAEAASATPEAETPASDAKAAATSTTEEIERTGDTGDGTWTLAEADDGSEPEAGTVHTYAVRVESGIDLDAEEVAGEIEGILADERGWTSLEDVAFQRVASAEQADFTISLASPPTADELCLPARTQGLWNCRVGEDVVLNSDRWKTMTPTYEDLPAYRAYMVNHEVGHFLGHDHASCGGEGQPAPVMLQQSMSLQGCEPNSWPLTDGGR from the coding sequence GTGACTCCCCCGCCGGACGACCACCCACCCCTCGAGCTCACGCGCCGAGGCCGGCTCCTGCGCACAGGACTGGTCCTGGTGGTGCTGATCCTCCTCGTCCTCGCCGTGACCGCCGTGGTGCGCGCGCTCGCGGGCGACGGGGACGCGCCCTCCGCGGCCGCGTCCGCGACCAGCGCGACGGCCGAGGACGCGGGTTCCCGCGACGCATCCGACGCCGGAGGTGCATCCGATGACCCTGGTGCGTCGGACAGCGGAGGGGCGTCGGACGCGGGCGGGGCGGAGCCGGCCGAGGCCGCGTCCGCGACGCCGGAGGCCGAGACCCCCGCCTCCGACGCGAAGGCGGCCGCGACATCGACGACGGAGGAGATCGAGCGCACCGGCGACACGGGCGACGGGACCTGGACCCTGGCGGAGGCCGACGACGGGTCGGAGCCCGAGGCGGGCACCGTCCACACCTACGCGGTGCGCGTGGAGAGCGGCATCGACCTCGATGCCGAGGAGGTGGCCGGCGAGATCGAGGGCATCCTGGCCGACGAACGCGGGTGGACCTCGCTCGAGGACGTCGCCTTCCAGCGGGTCGCCTCCGCCGAGCAGGCGGATTTCACGATCTCCCTCGCGTCCCCGCCCACCGCCGATGAGCTCTGCCTGCCGGCCCGGACCCAGGGACTGTGGAACTGCCGGGTCGGCGAGGACGTGGTGCTGAACTCGGACCGGTGGAAGACCATGACACCCACCTATGAGGACCTCCCGGCGTACCGCGCCTACATGGTCAACCACGAAGTGGGCCACTTCCTGGGTCATGACCACGCCTCGTGCGGCGGCGAGGGACAGCCCGCGCCCGTGATGCTGCAGCAGTCGATGAGCCTTCAGGGGTGCGAGCCGAACTCCTGGCCGCTGACCGACGGCGGGAGATGA
- a CDS encoding GNAT family N-acetyltransferase: MRTDIVVRQARAEEAEEISALALRSKSHWGYDEEFLRACRDELTVTPEMCTSGTVRVAVQDTRILGYHRLAGSPAHGELSALFVDLEVIGHGIGGVLLEDALALATARGFRSLVLDADPGAELFYRRFGAVRLGESPSGSIPGRTLPRLRFDLTTGTTPSQRRAEDG; the protein is encoded by the coding sequence ATGCGCACCGACATCGTCGTCCGGCAGGCCCGCGCGGAAGAGGCCGAGGAGATCTCTGCTCTGGCCCTGCGTTCCAAGAGCCACTGGGGATACGACGAGGAGTTCCTCCGGGCGTGCCGGGACGAGCTGACGGTGACCCCCGAGATGTGCACTTCGGGCACGGTGCGGGTTGCGGTGCAGGACACCCGGATCCTGGGCTACCACCGCCTCGCGGGTTCTCCTGCGCACGGGGAGCTCTCCGCGCTCTTCGTCGATCTCGAGGTGATCGGGCACGGTATCGGCGGCGTGCTGCTCGAGGACGCCCTCGCCCTCGCGACGGCGCGAGGATTCCGGAGCCTCGTGCTCGATGCCGACCCCGGGGCCGAGCTGTTCTACCGCCGATTCGGAGCGGTCCGTCTCGGCGAATCCCCCAGCGGCTCGATCCCGGGCCGCACTCTGCCGAGGTTGCGGTTCGACCTCACGACCGGGACGACACCTTCGCAGCGCCGAGCCGAGGACGGTTGA